In Bacillus sp. DX3.1, the following proteins share a genomic window:
- a CDS encoding NfeD family protein has translation MTVWGIWFIIASILFIAEMVSITFYMLWLGIGAVVGGLIALFVPNALFLQVAVAAIVSLTLTFFTKKISKNFREAKGFTDTVDKLVGKKGIIVQAITKEANGIVKVDGDMWTAISKGPIPDGERVIVVKRSSTVLHVKRESE, from the coding sequence ATGACTGTATGGGGAATTTGGTTTATCATAGCCAGTATATTATTTATTGCAGAAATGGTATCAATTACGTTCTATATGCTATGGCTTGGAATTGGGGCGGTTGTCGGAGGTCTTATTGCATTATTTGTTCCAAATGCATTATTTTTACAAGTTGCTGTAGCAGCGATTGTGAGTTTAACATTGACTTTCTTTACAAAGAAAATTTCAAAAAACTTTCGAGAAGCAAAAGGATTTACAGATACTGTGGATAAACTCGTTGGTAAAAAGGGGATAATCGTGCAAGCGATTACAAAAGAAGCAAATGGTATTGTAAAAGTTGATGGTGATATGTGGACCGCTATTTCTAAGGGACCAATTCCAGATGGAGAACGAGTTATTGTTGTAAAGAGAAGCAGCACTGTTTTACATGTGAAAAGGGAGAGTGAATAA
- a CDS encoding SPFH domain-containing protein gives MVGITLTIIFALIVIVFVALTIKIIPQQKVGVVERFGKFQRIMHPGLNMLIPIVDRARVYHDLRIQQTNVPPQKVITKDNVQVEIDTIIFYQIVDPELATYGISNYEFGVRNITSATMRQIIGKLELDETLSGREKISTEIRLALDEATEKWGVRIERVEVVDINPPKDVQAAMEKQMKAERNKRAIILEAEAAKQDKVLRAEGEKQSKILMAEGDKEARIREAEGLREAKELEAYGEARAIETIAKAEQNRIELLRAADLDERVLAYKSFESLIEVAKGPANKVFIPSNAIETLGTLGAIGEIFKEKQVKKLPSSDTPKEQ, from the coding sequence ATGGTTGGTATAACTTTAACTATTATTTTTGCGTTAATTGTCATTGTATTTGTTGCTTTAACAATTAAAATTATTCCACAGCAAAAAGTAGGTGTTGTCGAGAGATTTGGGAAATTTCAGCGCATTATGCATCCAGGTTTAAATATGTTAATTCCAATTGTGGATCGTGCTCGTGTTTACCATGATTTACGTATTCAACAAACAAATGTGCCACCGCAAAAAGTGATTACAAAAGATAACGTGCAAGTAGAAATCGATACAATTATTTTCTATCAAATTGTTGATCCAGAACTTGCAACATACGGTATCTCTAACTATGAATTTGGTGTTCGTAACATTACCTCTGCAACAATGCGTCAGATTATCGGGAAACTGGAGCTTGATGAAACGTTATCCGGCCGTGAAAAAATCTCAACAGAAATCCGTTTAGCACTTGATGAAGCAACGGAAAAGTGGGGCGTTCGTATTGAACGTGTTGAAGTTGTTGATATTAACCCGCCAAAAGATGTGCAAGCAGCGATGGAAAAACAAATGAAAGCAGAGCGTAATAAACGTGCTATTATTCTAGAAGCCGAGGCAGCAAAGCAGGATAAAGTTCTTCGTGCAGAAGGGGAAAAACAAAGTAAAATTTTAATGGCGGAAGGGGATAAAGAAGCACGTATTCGCGAAGCAGAAGGTTTACGAGAAGCAAAAGAATTAGAAGCGTACGGGGAAGCTAGAGCAATTGAAACAATTGCGAAAGCGGAACAAAATCGAATTGAATTACTACGTGCAGCAGATTTAGATGAGCGCGTTCTTGCATATAAATCATTTGAATCATTGATAGAAGTTGCAAAAGGACCAGCAAATAAAGTCTTCATCCCATCAAATGCGATTGAAACACTCGGCACACTTGGTGCAATTGGAGAAATTTTCAAAGAAAAACAAGTGAAGAAATTACCTTCTTCTGATACACCAAAAGAACAATAA
- a CDS encoding stage II sporulation protein P gives MYREGDTLKKYTTHIHGKKLIFLIMSYVFVMIVAASMVTSLLHTMKSYYANQWFGKVSIQGFMQMIETENRYFAADFFETNKRESVGRLLFSLATDLRLQDLRTFVGKEVPGMSNYYSDILVAGEGTDYTNVPNESSVPLEEVTKEREVAKNKVAEADKKNPVQKNKNGIEGESAVFIYHTHSWESFYPLLPGATDPSSPDVNVSLLGERLKEQLEGEGIPVFHDKTNMGDLLANKKWQWHQAYKASHGYVKETLAQNKKIMFPIDIHRDDQRKKVTTKVINGKSYARLYFIIGMENEGRTNNEKIARAINSYLDKNYYGLSRGIFPKYKNSGNGVYNQDLSKNAMLIEVGGVDNTLEELYNTIDVLTEAFSEYYWDAEKVNQ, from the coding sequence ATGTATAGAGAGGGTGATACATTGAAAAAGTATACAACTCACATACATGGGAAGAAATTGATATTTTTAATAATGTCATATGTGTTTGTAATGATAGTAGCGGCGTCTATGGTGACTTCGCTTTTACATACGATGAAGTCATATTACGCAAATCAATGGTTTGGAAAAGTATCCATACAAGGATTTATGCAAATGATTGAGACAGAAAATCGTTATTTTGCAGCTGATTTTTTTGAAACAAACAAACGTGAGTCTGTTGGTAGATTGCTTTTTTCACTTGCAACCGATCTGCGCCTGCAAGATTTACGTACGTTTGTAGGAAAAGAAGTACCAGGTATGTCAAATTATTATTCTGATATTTTAGTAGCTGGAGAAGGTACAGACTATACAAATGTTCCGAATGAATCGAGTGTACCGTTAGAAGAAGTGACGAAAGAACGTGAGGTAGCAAAGAATAAAGTGGCAGAAGCTGATAAAAAGAATCCGGTGCAAAAAAATAAGAATGGGATTGAAGGAGAAAGCGCGGTATTTATTTATCATACGCATAGTTGGGAATCATTTTATCCTTTATTACCTGGAGCTACAGATCCATCCAGTCCAGATGTGAATGTATCGCTATTAGGAGAGAGGTTGAAGGAGCAGCTAGAGGGAGAAGGAATACCGGTCTTTCATGATAAAACAAATATGGGAGATTTGTTAGCAAATAAAAAGTGGCAATGGCATCAGGCATACAAAGCATCGCATGGGTATGTGAAAGAAACGTTGGCACAAAATAAAAAAATCATGTTTCCGATTGATATTCACCGAGATGATCAGCGGAAAAAGGTAACGACGAAAGTGATAAATGGTAAGTCATATGCCCGATTATATTTCATCATTGGGATGGAAAATGAAGGGCGTACAAACAATGAGAAAATCGCTCGAGCAATTAACTCATATTTGGACAAAAACTATTATGGATTAAGCAGGGGAATCTTTCCGAAATATAAAAACAGTGGCAATGGTGTATACAATCAAGATTTATCAAAAAATGCAATGCTTATAGAAGTTGGTGGTGTCGATAATACGTTAGAAGAGCTCTACAACACAATTGATGTGTTAACTGAAGCGTTTAGTGAATATTATTGGGATGCGGAGAAAGTGAATCAATAA
- a CDS encoding 4-hydroxyphenylacetate 3-hydroxylase N-terminal domain-containing protein, translating into MAIRTGAQYIEGLKERNPEIWIGGRRVTDIVNEDVFREPILQIAKLYDMQHDPAYSEKITHICEETGERVSNAFLVPRNYEDLKARRELFEVWAKATFGLMGRTPDFLNVTVTSMASNAWFFEKFDPEWGENIKNYYKHIRDKDLFLTHAIINPQNDRSKASHQQEDASMHLGVVKETKEGMYVSGAKMLATLAPITDEVIIYSYPSFKPGDERHAISFAVPIDAPGLRILCREPMQDGKRSLFDHPLASRFEEMDALLVFHNVFIPWDKVFIYQSVEAGNQLYPKTGIGHQPAHQSGVRGLVKLSFAAEVAIKLADSIGVDGFLNVQNQLAELIQDVETIRALLQVAEYEHEMNAYGEAVPARLPLDTIRSLLPKMYPRAIEIIQTIGAGGLLMSPTEADFMNPEIEDDMHKYYIGREGVSSEERVRLFKLAWDLCGEAFGQRLLQYERYYSGDPVRKMGMFYNAYKKQQSLSLVEEALQGANSSESAIK; encoded by the coding sequence GTGGCGATTCGAACAGGGGCTCAATATATTGAAGGGTTAAAAGAGAGGAATCCAGAAATTTGGATAGGTGGTAGAAGAGTAACGGATATTGTGAATGAAGATGTCTTTCGAGAACCAATTTTACAAATTGCGAAACTATATGACATGCAGCACGATCCAGCGTATAGTGAGAAAATCACACATATTTGCGAAGAAACGGGAGAGAGGGTTTCTAATGCATTTTTAGTACCAAGAAACTATGAAGATTTAAAAGCACGCCGTGAACTGTTTGAAGTATGGGCAAAAGCTACTTTTGGTTTAATGGGAAGGACACCAGATTTTTTAAATGTTACAGTGACTTCAATGGCAAGTAATGCTTGGTTTTTTGAAAAGTTCGATCCTGAGTGGGGAGAAAATATCAAAAACTATTATAAACATATACGTGATAAAGATTTGTTTTTAACACACGCAATTATTAACCCACAAAACGATCGAAGTAAGGCGTCTCACCAGCAAGAAGATGCGTCGATGCACTTAGGTGTTGTAAAGGAAACAAAAGAAGGAATGTATGTGAGCGGTGCAAAAATGCTAGCAACGCTTGCTCCAATTACAGATGAAGTTATTATTTATTCCTATCCAAGCTTTAAGCCTGGTGATGAACGCCATGCGATTTCATTTGCGGTTCCAATTGATGCGCCGGGGTTACGCATTCTTTGTCGTGAGCCAATGCAAGATGGAAAACGCTCTTTATTTGATCATCCGCTCGCATCAAGGTTTGAAGAAATGGATGCACTGTTAGTATTCCACAATGTGTTTATCCCATGGGATAAAGTTTTTATTTATCAAAGTGTTGAGGCTGGAAATCAGCTATATCCCAAAACAGGAATTGGTCATCAGCCTGCGCACCAATCAGGAGTAAGAGGTCTTGTGAAACTGTCATTTGCAGCGGAAGTGGCAATTAAGCTAGCAGATTCTATTGGAGTAGATGGTTTTTTAAATGTACAAAATCAATTAGCAGAACTCATACAAGACGTGGAAACAATTCGTGCTCTGCTTCAAGTTGCAGAATATGAGCATGAAATGAATGCATATGGTGAAGCAGTACCGGCAAGATTGCCACTGGATACGATTCGTAGTTTATTACCAAAAATGTATCCGCGTGCAATTGAAATTATCCAAACGATTGGTGCAGGTGGTCTTCTTATGTCACCAACAGAGGCAGATTTTATGAATCCTGAGATTGAAGATGATATGCATAAATATTATATTGGCCGTGAGGGAGTATCTTCTGAAGAACGCGTAAGGTTATTTAAGTTAGCTTGGGATTTATGTGGTGAAGCGTTTGGACAACGGTTATTACAATATGAGCGTTATTACTCTGGTGATCCAGTTCGAAAAATGGGCATGTTTTATAATGCGTATAAGAAACAACAATCGCTTTCGTTAGTGGAAGAAGCTTTACAAGGAGCTAATTCATCCGAAAGTGCAATAAAATAA
- a CDS encoding IclR family transcriptional regulator has product MIASVSKICKILNCFTSDEPVLGNAEIAAKLSMNASTVHHLVRTLCEEGMLIQDDQRKYRLGWKLLEWGNQVMFQQEIYSGAIPIVEDLVRKFNGTVHIGMYDRGDVVFILKVSSKDSIQISTHVGSRTPAYCTSTGKVLLSFNPSFLEHTAGNGLIPRAPNTITCMKQFQEELQMIRNRGYSISDNENEHGLYGIAAPIRSYTGRTIAALNIVGPISYMQGRDRQVIIQSVMNTAQTISKEFGYLDI; this is encoded by the coding sequence TTGATAGCGTCCGTCAGTAAAATTTGTAAAATTCTAAATTGTTTCACGAGTGATGAACCTGTACTGGGAAATGCTGAAATCGCGGCAAAACTGAGTATGAATGCAAGTACAGTTCATCATCTTGTTCGCACATTATGTGAAGAAGGAATGTTAATTCAAGATGATCAAAGAAAATACCGTCTAGGTTGGAAATTACTAGAGTGGGGCAATCAAGTGATGTTTCAACAAGAAATTTATAGCGGGGCAATTCCAATTGTGGAAGATCTCGTACGAAAATTTAATGGAACGGTGCATATTGGTATGTATGATCGAGGAGATGTTGTCTTTATTTTGAAAGTATCGTCAAAAGATTCTATCCAAATATCTACACATGTTGGATCAAGAACGCCAGCATACTGTACGAGTACAGGAAAAGTACTTCTTTCTTTTAATCCTTCTTTTCTAGAGCATACTGCGGGAAATGGTCTTATACCACGTGCACCGAACACGATTACCTGTATGAAACAATTTCAAGAAGAGCTACAGATGATTCGCAATCGTGGTTATTCCATTAGCGATAACGAAAATGAACACGGTTTATATGGAATTGCTGCTCCTATTCGTTCTTATACAGGGAGAACAATTGCCGCTCTTAATATTGTTGGTCCGATATCTTATATGCAAGGAAGAGACCGTCAAGTCATTATTCAAAGTGTGATGAACACAGCACAAACGATTTCAAAGGAGTTTGGTTACTTAGATATTTGA
- a CDS encoding adenylyltransferase/cytidyltransferase family protein produces MWIIYIHEEGVLELQQSVVAIGAFDGVHKGHQAVIRSAVEKAKELEVVSVVYTFDPPPRSYFQGARVLTTLPERLHRFNELGVQHVVVVHFDESYVTRQAHCFIQELQRLHPIEICVGEDFRFGKNREGDLNLLADYFTVSIVEAVCCEEGERISSTRIRDQLFKGELKRSHSLLGWPIETM; encoded by the coding sequence GTGTGGATCATTTATATACATGAGGAAGGTGTACTAGAATTACAACAATCAGTTGTCGCAATCGGTGCTTTTGATGGTGTGCACAAAGGACATCAAGCTGTAATTCGAAGTGCGGTAGAGAAAGCGAAAGAGTTAGAAGTTGTAAGTGTTGTGTATACATTCGATCCACCGCCGCGCTCGTACTTCCAAGGGGCACGCGTGCTAACAACACTTCCAGAAAGGTTACATCGGTTCAATGAATTAGGTGTACAGCATGTGGTCGTTGTACATTTTGATGAGTCATATGTAACAAGACAAGCTCATTGTTTCATTCAAGAGTTACAACGATTGCATCCAATTGAAATATGTGTTGGAGAAGATTTTCGGTTTGGAAAAAATCGTGAAGGTGATTTAAATTTACTTGCAGATTACTTCACTGTTTCTATCGTTGAAGCAGTTTGTTGTGAAGAGGGAGAACGGATTTCTTCGACAAGAATTCGGGACCAATTATTTAAAGGGGAATTAAAACGATCTCATTCTTTATTAGGATGGCCGATTGAAACGATGTGA
- the nbaC gene encoding 3-hydroxyanthranilate 3,4-dioxygenase, which yields MSKTLQSFNLLKWIDENKELLKPPVNNKVIWQDSEFIAMILGGPNRRRDFHVDPSDEFFYQIQGECYVECITEEGKREVVTVKEGDVFMLPAMIPHSPHRVANTYGLVIERKRNKGELEDFVWFCDECNHEMHRVRVQLEDIEKQVKQAIHSFNSNKEVRACKNCGHIMPEEVEEWKCE from the coding sequence ATGTCAAAAACATTACAATCTTTTAACCTATTAAAATGGATTGATGAAAATAAGGAATTATTAAAACCGCCGGTGAACAACAAAGTCATTTGGCAAGATTCAGAGTTTATAGCAATGATTTTAGGTGGACCAAATAGAAGACGTGATTTTCATGTGGATCCTTCAGATGAATTCTTTTATCAAATTCAAGGTGAATGTTATGTGGAATGTATTACGGAAGAAGGAAAACGTGAAGTTGTTACAGTGAAAGAAGGCGATGTGTTTATGTTGCCAGCCATGATTCCACATTCACCGCACCGCGTTGCTAACACGTATGGATTAGTGATTGAACGAAAGCGTAACAAAGGCGAACTTGAGGACTTTGTGTGGTTTTGTGATGAGTGTAATCATGAAATGCACCGTGTTCGTGTGCAATTAGAAGATATTGAAAAACAAGTGAAGCAAGCCATTCATAGTTTTAATTCAAATAAAGAAGTGCGGGCATGTAAAAATTGCGGACATATTATGCCAGAAGAAGTGGAGGAATGGAAGTGCGAATAG
- a CDS encoding amidohydrolase family protein, which translates to MEVRIDFHTHIIPETFPDFEKKFGGGRWPILNRTCTCGAAIMVGGKNFRDVTDQVWSPEKRIEDMDREGVDMQVLSPIPVTFSYWANPDEAEQMARIQNDFIAETVATYPNRFVGLGTVPMQDGLTAVREMERCMNELKLHGIEIGTNVNGKNLDDPSFITFFQMAEKWQVPIFIHPWETLGRERMPHHNFMYTVGMPSETALAAATLVCSGIMEKFPRLKICFAHGGGSFPYILPRLDQGWKVWPHLRLTTYPPSHYAKKFYFDSLNYDPMNIKYMMERFGHEKIFMGSDYPFLLREIHPGKVIDETLELTEKQKEDMLGGNAAQFLNIDIKKRGVVYAESTNTRE; encoded by the coding sequence ATGGAAGTGCGAATAGACTTTCATACGCATATTATCCCTGAAACATTCCCTGATTTTGAAAAGAAGTTTGGCGGTGGACGTTGGCCTATATTGAATCGTACTTGTACATGCGGAGCTGCCATTATGGTTGGTGGGAAAAACTTTCGTGATGTGACAGATCAAGTATGGAGTCCAGAAAAACGAATTGAAGATATGGATCGTGAAGGTGTCGATATGCAAGTTTTATCGCCAATTCCCGTTACTTTTTCATACTGGGCGAATCCAGACGAAGCCGAGCAAATGGCACGTATTCAAAATGATTTTATTGCTGAAACAGTTGCAACATATCCAAATCGTTTTGTCGGATTAGGGACGGTTCCGATGCAAGATGGGCTTACTGCAGTTCGTGAAATGGAGCGATGTATGAACGAGCTGAAACTACATGGAATTGAAATTGGTACAAATGTAAATGGGAAAAATTTAGATGATCCGTCTTTTATAACGTTTTTTCAAATGGCTGAAAAGTGGCAAGTACCAATCTTTATCCATCCGTGGGAGACACTCGGGCGTGAGAGGATGCCTCATCATAATTTTATGTACACAGTTGGTATGCCGAGTGAAACGGCACTTGCAGCAGCTACTCTCGTATGTAGTGGAATAATGGAGAAGTTTCCAAGGTTAAAGATTTGTTTTGCGCATGGCGGGGGCTCGTTTCCATATATTCTTCCTCGGTTAGATCAAGGATGGAAAGTATGGCCACACTTGAGACTTACAACGTATCCACCAAGCCATTATGCGAAGAAATTTTACTTTGATTCTTTAAACTATGATCCGATGAATATCAAATATATGATGGAGCGCTTCGGTCATGAGAAAATTTTCATGGGTTCAGATTACCCATTTTTACTTCGTGAAATTCATCCAGGAAAAGTAATTGATGAGACATTGGAATTAACGGAGAAACAAAAGGAAGATATGCTTGGTGGAAACGCCGCGCAGTTTTTAAATATTGATATAAAAAAAAGAGGTGTGGTATATGCAGAAAGTACAAATACCAGAGAGTAA
- a CDS encoding RidA family protein — protein MQKVQIPESKLAEMGLILPAIRPAVGNYVSCVRVGNLLFTAGQGVDQYHGKLGKDVSVEDGYKAARQSMLNLLSVVKHELGDLNQVKRVVKLLGFVNSTEDFTEQPKVMNGASDLLVEVFGEKGKHARSAVGMAQLPNNTTIEIEMILEIAE, from the coding sequence ATGCAGAAAGTACAAATACCAGAGAGTAAGCTAGCTGAAATGGGGCTCATATTACCAGCTATTCGTCCGGCAGTCGGTAACTATGTAAGTTGTGTAAGAGTAGGGAATTTATTGTTTACTGCTGGGCAAGGTGTTGATCAATATCATGGGAAACTAGGTAAGGATGTTTCGGTAGAAGATGGATATAAAGCAGCAAGGCAGTCTATGTTGAATTTATTAAGTGTTGTAAAACATGAACTTGGAGATTTGAATCAGGTAAAACGAGTTGTGAAATTACTTGGTTTTGTAAATAGTACAGAAGATTTTACAGAGCAGCCAAAAGTGATGAATGGTGCATCTGATTTATTAGTAGAGGTTTTTGGGGAAAAAGGAAAGCACGCTCGTTCCGCTGTTGGGATGGCACAATTACCGAATAATACAACGATTGAAATTGAAATGATTTTAGAAATTGCAGAGTAG
- a CDS encoding aldehyde dehydrogenase → MNRELLAEKMKVKDAKLFIDGQYIDAISGKTFDTLNPATNTKLASVAQGSEEDAKRAIDVAQRTFASGVWSKMPVEERSEILCKMSDLIMEKVDELAYIETLDVGKPIKESRGFDIPRSAHNFRFFAEMAKYMVHEHYDKHNFMSYAKYAPAGVTSLIIPWNLPFMQMTWKASAALAAGNTVVVKPASYTPLSAVMLGEIANEAGLPPGVLNIITGPGSTVGTTMTTHPSVRRISFVGESNTGKTIMRNASENLIPVSLELGGKSANIVFEDADIDEAVQGSIEAIYRNQGEICLAGSRLLVQESVYEQFLDKFVTAVKKIKVGNPLDEETDMGALVSKSHLETVDKYVEIGLSEGAKLACGGKRIESLVEGNFYEPTVLYDVDNSMRVAQEEIFGPVLVVIPFKTEEDAIRIANDSIYGLAGVVWTNDLRRAQRVVSQIDSGLLWINCWYVRDLRTPFGGSKASGIGREGGRHSFEFYTEAKTITMKL, encoded by the coding sequence TTGAATAGAGAACTGTTAGCTGAAAAAATGAAGGTAAAAGATGCAAAGTTATTTATTGATGGACAATATATCGATGCAATTTCGGGTAAGACATTTGATACCCTTAACCCAGCTACAAACACGAAACTTGCATCTGTTGCACAAGGTAGTGAAGAGGATGCAAAGCGTGCAATAGATGTTGCACAGCGTACATTTGCAAGTGGTGTTTGGAGTAAAATGCCTGTGGAAGAGCGCTCGGAAATTTTGTGCAAAATGTCCGATTTAATTATGGAGAAAGTGGATGAACTAGCGTATATAGAAACGCTTGATGTTGGAAAACCAATTAAAGAGAGCCGTGGATTCGATATTCCACGTTCTGCACATAATTTTCGCTTTTTTGCCGAGATGGCAAAGTATATGGTACATGAACATTATGATAAACATAACTTTATGTCGTATGCGAAATATGCCCCTGCTGGTGTAACGAGCTTAATTATCCCTTGGAATTTACCATTTATGCAAATGACATGGAAAGCTTCTGCTGCATTAGCCGCTGGTAATACTGTTGTCGTAAAACCAGCCTCTTATACACCGTTAAGTGCAGTCATGCTCGGTGAGATTGCCAATGAAGCGGGGTTACCTCCTGGTGTGCTCAATATTATTACCGGTCCAGGCAGTACAGTTGGAACGACAATGACGACACATCCTTCTGTAAGACGTATTTCATTTGTTGGAGAAAGTAATACAGGAAAAACAATTATGCGAAATGCTTCTGAAAACTTAATACCTGTTTCATTAGAATTAGGCGGAAAGTCAGCTAATATTGTATTTGAGGATGCAGATATAGATGAGGCAGTACAAGGATCGATTGAAGCGATTTACCGTAATCAAGGAGAAATTTGCTTAGCTGGTTCGAGATTACTCGTACAAGAAAGTGTCTATGAACAGTTTCTTGATAAGTTTGTGACAGCTGTGAAAAAAATAAAAGTTGGGAACCCACTAGATGAAGAGACAGACATGGGAGCACTTGTCTCAAAGTCACATTTAGAAACGGTCGACAAATATGTAGAAATTGGCCTTTCTGAAGGAGCAAAACTAGCTTGCGGAGGAAAAAGAATCGAAAGTTTAGTAGAAGGGAATTTTTACGAGCCAACTGTTTTATATGACGTAGACAATAGTATGCGTGTAGCTCAGGAAGAAATCTTTGGTCCTGTTTTAGTTGTGATCCCGTTTAAAACAGAAGAAGATGCGATTCGCATAGCCAACGATTCCATTTACGGTTTAGCTGGTGTTGTTTGGACAAATGATCTCAGAAGGGCACAGCGTGTTGTTTCGCAAATTGATTCGGGTTTATTATGGATCAATTGCTGGTATGTTCGTGATTTACGAACACCATTTGGTGGTTCAAAGGCGAGTGGAATCGGTAGAGAAGGTGGCCGTCATAGTTTTGAGTTCTATACAGAAGCAAAAACAATCACAATGAAATTGTAA
- a CDS encoding fumarylacetoacetate hydrolase family protein codes for MQVLIKKLADELLQAENSCESILPFTERYPDLSVSDSYYIQLEVVNQKLKQGRKVIGKKVGLTSMAMQQMLGVNEPDYGHLLDDMKIDSGSETSIDSFVSPKVEAEIGFILAEDLSGPNVTYVDVLMATKYIVPTLEIIDSRIADWKIKLADTVADNGSSAKVVVGEKLSIVSEVDLRTAGMALYKNNELIATGAGAAALGHPAQAVAWLANKLSEFNISLKAGELILPGALSGAVAVERNDVISAQFGPLGSVSVTFS; via the coding sequence ATGCAAGTGTTGATAAAGAAATTAGCAGATGAACTATTGCAAGCAGAAAACTCATGTGAATCCATTTTACCATTTACGGAACGCTATCCAGATTTATCTGTTTCAGATTCCTACTACATTCAATTAGAAGTAGTAAATCAAAAGCTAAAACAGGGGCGGAAAGTAATTGGGAAAAAGGTTGGACTTACAAGTATGGCGATGCAGCAAATGCTTGGAGTAAATGAACCGGATTACGGACATTTATTAGATGATATGAAAATTGACAGTGGAAGTGAGACTTCGATTGATTCATTCGTATCTCCAAAAGTAGAAGCGGAAATTGGGTTTATTCTAGCGGAAGATTTAAGTGGCCCCAATGTTACATATGTGGATGTGTTAATGGCGACAAAATATATTGTGCCGACACTTGAAATTATTGATAGTCGTATTGCTGATTGGAAGATTAAACTTGCTGATACAGTTGCAGACAATGGCTCTTCTGCAAAAGTAGTTGTTGGCGAAAAGCTTTCTATTGTATCCGAAGTGGATTTACGTACAGCTGGAATGGCGCTTTATAAAAATAATGAATTGATTGCTACAGGTGCAGGAGCGGCAGCGTTAGGGCATCCAGCACAAGCAGTTGCTTGGCTAGCGAACAAGCTAAGTGAATTTAATATTTCATTGAAAGCTGGGGAACTTATTTTACCAGGGGCGTTATCTGGTGCTGTGGCAGTGGAACGTAATGATGTAATTTCTGCACAGTTTGGCCCTCTTGGTTCAGTGTCCGTTACATTTTCATAG
- a CDS encoding acetaldehyde dehydrogenase (acetylating): protein MVKVKAAIIGSGNIGTDLMYKLKRSNVIELTAMIGIDPESDGLKRAEQEGYAIFDNGIQSIIENPNLADIVFDATSAKAHVHHAKVLRELGKLAIDLTPAACGPFICPAVNCEEHVEARNVNMITCGGQATIPIVYAINEVADVSYGEIIATISSLSAGPGTRANIDEFTITTRRGIEDVGGADCGKALIILNPADPPILMRDTVYCEVKQMDETAIRQAIYNMVEVVQSYVPGYSLKQEPMFDGNRVTVFLEVEGAGDYFPPYAGNLDIMTAAALKVGEDYARRMIALKERGVMNETK from the coding sequence GTGGTGAAAGTGAAAGCAGCCATTATTGGCTCTGGAAATATTGGCACCGATTTAATGTATAAGTTGAAAAGAAGTAATGTAATTGAACTGACGGCTATGATTGGTATTGACCCTGAATCAGACGGATTGAAGCGAGCGGAACAAGAAGGATACGCTATTTTTGATAATGGTATACAATCGATTATTGAGAATCCTAACTTAGCAGACATTGTATTTGATGCGACTTCAGCAAAAGCACATGTTCATCATGCGAAAGTGTTAAGAGAGCTCGGGAAACTAGCAATTGATTTAACCCCAGCGGCATGTGGTCCATTTATTTGTCCAGCAGTAAATTGTGAAGAACATGTTGAAGCACGAAATGTCAATATGATTACATGCGGCGGGCAAGCGACAATACCGATTGTCTATGCGATTAATGAAGTAGCAGATGTGTCGTATGGAGAAATTATCGCAACCATTTCTAGTTTAAGTGCGGGGCCAGGAACGCGAGCAAATATTGATGAGTTTACGATTACAACAAGGCGTGGAATTGAAGATGTGGGCGGAGCAGATTGCGGAAAAGCACTGATCATATTAAATCCAGCTGATCCACCAATCTTAATGAGAGATACGGTATATTGTGAAGTGAAGCAGATGGATGAAACAGCTATTCGACAAGCAATTTATAACATGGTTGAAGTGGTTCAATCATATGTACCGGGCTATTCATTGAAACAAGAACCCATGTTTGATGGGAATCGTGTGACTGTCTTTTTAGAAGTAGAAGGAGCGGGAGACTATTTTCCTCCCTATGCGGGTAATTTAGATATTATGACAGCAGCAGCTCTGAAAGTCGGAGAAGATTATGCACGTCGCATGATTGCGTTAAAGGAACGAGGTGTTATGAATGAAACGAAATAG